One Streptomyces sp. R28 DNA window includes the following coding sequences:
- a CDS encoding GntR family transcriptional regulator has product MEFAPDIPRWRQVAEVIRRRIKDGTYPPRTRIPSVVEITAEFGIAAVTAQKVHKGLREEGLIYTEPGLGSFVAERPEKSAAAEDV; this is encoded by the coding sequence ATGGAATTCGCTCCCGACATCCCCCGTTGGCGCCAGGTGGCTGAGGTGATCCGCCGCCGCATCAAGGACGGCACCTACCCGCCGCGTACGCGCATCCCGTCCGTCGTCGAGATCACGGCGGAGTTCGGCATCGCTGCCGTGACTGCGCAGAAGGTCCACAAGGGTCTGCGAGAAGAAGGACTCATCTACACCGAACCCGGCCTTGGCTCGTTCGTCGCCGAGCGACCTGAGAAGTCCGCCGCCGCAGAGGACGTGTAG
- a CDS encoding helix-turn-helix domain-containing protein, protein MSTDYQQARETLGARLRELRFSCPGGRLTGQQLAQRLGWQGSKVSKLENGRQTATPEDLRAWADATEQPGVYPELATRLAGFESHIRSWRRALANGFKPLHESLSKEIESSSEIWVWEEAVVVGLMQTPEYARHVIGRYAELLGSAGDIEDAVRARVQRQEWLYRSGRKLHVLMWEAALRSLICPPSVLAAQLDRLTGMIGMDTVELGIIPFTSPVKIVPANGFWVLDDRLVVAEDWHAELWLDDADNVALYRKVWTTLRESAVYGADAHNVINAARRALNQR, encoded by the coding sequence GTGAGCACTGACTACCAGCAGGCACGGGAGACATTGGGGGCGCGGCTCCGCGAACTCCGCTTTTCGTGCCCTGGCGGCCGGCTCACCGGTCAGCAACTCGCACAGCGGCTCGGCTGGCAGGGCTCCAAGGTCAGCAAGCTGGAGAACGGCAGGCAGACGGCCACCCCCGAGGATCTCCGGGCATGGGCGGACGCGACTGAGCAGCCTGGTGTCTATCCCGAACTCGCCACGCGCCTCGCTGGATTCGAGTCCCATATCAGATCGTGGCGCCGGGCCCTGGCGAATGGCTTCAAGCCCCTTCACGAGAGCCTCAGCAAGGAGATCGAAAGCTCCTCGGAGATATGGGTATGGGAAGAGGCAGTGGTCGTCGGCCTGATGCAGACACCGGAGTACGCACGCCATGTCATCGGGCGCTATGCGGAGTTGCTCGGCTCGGCCGGCGACATCGAGGACGCCGTACGGGCCCGGGTGCAGCGCCAGGAGTGGCTGTACCGGTCCGGCCGCAAACTCCACGTGCTCATGTGGGAGGCCGCGCTGCGTTCACTGATCTGTCCGCCCTCTGTACTCGCCGCCCAGCTTGACCGGCTCACCGGCATGATCGGTATGGACACGGTCGAACTTGGCATCATCCCGTTCACCTCCCCGGTGAAGATCGTCCCCGCCAACGGCTTCTGGGTTCTCGATGACCGCCTCGTCGTCGCGGAAGACTGGCACGCGGAGCTGTGGCTGGACGACGCCGACAATGTCGCCCTGTACAGGAAGGTATGGACAACGCTCCGGGAGTCCGCGGTGTACGGGGCCGATGCCCATAACGTGATCAACGCTGCGCGGCGAGCACTGAACCAACGCTGA
- a CDS encoding DUF6879 family protein yields the protein MARQLLFTGTDSKVDGCPALHTDVSTGEIVVQGTPVTDPEDIAQLRHFGQGEAAVVVPRELLVNWGPKEMERVPELVDRDTFLRLFETFEHTAWRLETRRGYASDRQDPDYQAFLATGSSTWDPSEPWFTNIRRQTDAGKTIGRVRIADKPTTTEQLFLLDYSRHNASVGEDIRYLWREEADRAGLPAEDFWLFDSRLVALLRFDDGDNLLNVELITEPAAVVRYSMVRDAAMHHAVAYDRFAAQVAATE from the coding sequence ATGGCGCGTCAGCTACTCTTCACCGGCACGGACAGCAAGGTCGACGGCTGTCCTGCACTACACACGGACGTCAGCACCGGCGAGATCGTCGTTCAGGGCACGCCGGTCACCGACCCCGAGGACATCGCACAGCTCCGGCACTTCGGGCAGGGAGAGGCCGCGGTGGTCGTGCCACGGGAACTACTCGTGAACTGGGGACCGAAGGAGATGGAGCGGGTGCCGGAACTGGTCGACCGAGACACCTTCCTGCGCCTCTTCGAAACCTTCGAGCACACCGCCTGGCGCTTGGAGACGCGGCGCGGTTACGCGTCAGACCGCCAGGACCCCGATTACCAGGCTTTCCTGGCCACCGGATCGTCGACCTGGGATCCCAGCGAGCCCTGGTTCACGAACATCCGCCGCCAGACCGATGCAGGCAAGACCATCGGCCGCGTCCGCATCGCCGACAAGCCGACCACCACGGAACAGCTGTTCCTGCTCGATTACTCCAGGCACAACGCCTCCGTCGGAGAGGACATCCGCTACCTCTGGCGAGAGGAGGCGGACCGAGCCGGTCTGCCCGCCGAGGACTTCTGGCTCTTCGACTCGCGTCTGGTCGCCCTGCTGCGCTTCGACGACGGCGACAACCTGCTGAACGTCGAGCTGATCACGGAGCCTGCGGCGGTAGTGCGGTACTCCATGGTGCGCGACGCGGCCATGCACCATGCCGTGGCGTACGACAGGTTCGCCGCGCAGGTAGCCGCGACCGAGTAG
- a CDS encoding class I SAM-dependent methyltransferase: protein MPVPHDIPAETELWDAYAESAFKQDAEPVFHWTQYTGHGPGPELLGNPRSVLEIGCGTGRALACLARRGITAHGVDLSPVMVRRSTARWADTGAVFACGEVLEWLAACEDTYDAVYSVFGAAWFADPSRLFPLVRARLNPGGVFVFSQPPAIPGAYGPQGMYKGGFAGKAMYTYRYSYRPAVWERLLTRAGFAAAEAHVLDAPKAEHIGTLIVRAEVTAHPA, encoded by the coding sequence GTGCCCGTACCGCACGACATCCCCGCCGAGACCGAACTGTGGGACGCCTACGCCGAGTCGGCCTTCAAGCAGGACGCCGAGCCGGTGTTCCACTGGACGCAGTACACCGGCCACGGTCCCGGCCCCGAACTGCTCGGCAACCCACGCAGCGTGCTGGAGATCGGCTGCGGTACCGGCCGTGCCCTCGCCTGCCTCGCCCGGCGCGGCATCACCGCGCACGGCGTCGACCTCTCCCCGGTCATGGTGAGGAGGAGCACCGCCCGGTGGGCGGACACCGGCGCCGTCTTCGCGTGTGGCGAGGTCCTGGAGTGGCTGGCCGCCTGTGAGGACACCTATGACGCCGTCTACTCGGTCTTCGGAGCGGCCTGGTTCGCCGACCCGTCCCGTCTCTTCCCGCTCGTGCGGGCGCGGCTGAACCCGGGCGGTGTGTTCGTGTTCTCCCAGCCGCCGGCCATCCCCGGCGCCTACGGTCCGCAGGGCATGTACAAGGGCGGCTTCGCGGGCAAGGCCATGTACACCTACCGCTACAGCTACCGCCCCGCGGTGTGGGAGCGCCTGCTGACGCGGGCCGGTTTCGCCGCGGCCGAGGCGCACGTGCTCGACGCGCCGAAGGCCGAGCACATCGGCACGCTGATCGTCCGCGCGGAGGTTACAGCGCACCCCGCGTGA